The following proteins come from a genomic window of Cryptomeria japonica unplaced genomic scaffold, Sugi_1.0 HiC_scaffold_492, whole genome shotgun sequence:
- the LOC131074111 gene encoding peroxidase 5 encodes MEASLLVIPLVLLLLSITANGDRLKVGYYRQTCPQAEEIINDTVTKAFKENPCVPAALIRLHFHDCFVRGCDGSILLDSTADNTAEKDAHVNNLNPKGYEIIDEVKSKLEAKCAGVVSCADLLAYAARDGAYLAGGLFWAVQAGRRDGRISLASEPPLNIPSHSYDVNKLTQVFASKHLSQEDMVTLSGAHSIGASHCAGFSGDRLYNFNGSAGQDPSMNCNYALHLKAKCPPSASPDVLVPFDPVTPTKLDVNYYINLQYNLGLLKSDQELISDDATSREVKINAKYPTIWRKKFGRAMVKMGANDVLTGSQGEIRKHCRYVN; translated from the exons ATGGAGGCGAGTCTACTGGTTATTCCTTTGGTTTTATTATTGTTATCAATTACAGCTAATGGGGATAGGTTAAAGGTTGGTTATTATCGTCAAACATGCCCTCAAGCCGAGGAGATTATCAATGATACTGTTACCAAAGCTTTTAAAGAAAATCCTTGTGTACCAGCTGCTCTTATAAGATTACACTTCCATGACTGCTTTGTAAGA GGCTGCGATGGATCAATTCTCCTTGATTCCACAGCAGATAACACAGCGGAGAAGGACGCCCATGTCAATAACCTAAACCCTAAGGGCTACGAAATAATTGATGAAGTCAAGTCCAAACTGGAAGCCAAATGTGCCGGTGTCGTTTCTTGTGCCGACTTACTGGCATACGCTGCAAGAGATGGTGCTTACCTA GCTGGTGGGTTATTTTGGGCGGTTCAAGCGGGACGAAGAGACGGAAGGATATCTCTTGCATCAGAGCCGCCATTGAATATTCCTTCTCACTCATATGATGTAAACAAGTTGACACAAGTTTTTGCTTCAAAGCATTTGTCACAGGAGGACATGGTCACGCTCTCAG GGGCCCATTCAATTGGGGCTTCTCACTGTGCTGGATTCAGTGGAGATCGTCTGTACAACTTCAATGGCAGTGCTGGTCAAGACCCTTCCATGAACTGTAACTATGCCCTTCATCTCAAGGCCAAATGCCCCCCTTCGGCTTCACCCGACGTGCTTGTTCCGTTCGATCCTGTCACTCCCACTAAGCTGGACGTCAATTACTACATAAACTTGCAGTACAATCTTGGACTGTTGAAATCTGATCAAGAGTTGATTTCAGACGATGCCACCTCCCGAGAGGTGAAAATAAACGCTAAGTATCCAAccatttggaggaagaaatttggGCGAGCAATGGTAAAGATGGGTGCAAATGATGTGTTGACAGGATCGCAGGGAGAGATAAGGAAACACTGCCGTTATGTGAACTAG